In Pseudomonas oryzicola, one DNA window encodes the following:
- the scpB gene encoding SMC-Scp complex subunit ScpB, whose protein sequence is MNLNEPRDLASLIEAFLLASGKPQSLERLYELFEEAERPEPKVFKQALELLGTSCAGRAFELKEVASGYRLQIREDFAPWVGRLWEERPQRYSRALLETLALIAYRQPITRGEIEDVRGVAVNSNIIKTLMEREWVRVVGYREVPGRPAMFATTKGFLDHFNLKSLDELPALAELREMQPEPLLDADDAPVPAHLQALADASLGEEEAVAEPKEETSFRSLLVELDAMEEGLKTDFDDLREEEAEASVEEQGKSLP, encoded by the coding sequence ATGAACCTGAATGAACCCCGTGACCTGGCGTCGCTGATCGAGGCCTTCCTGCTGGCTTCGGGCAAGCCGCAATCGCTGGAGCGCCTGTACGAACTGTTCGAGGAGGCCGAGCGGCCAGAGCCCAAGGTCTTCAAGCAGGCCCTGGAGCTGCTGGGCACGTCGTGCGCTGGCCGTGCCTTCGAGCTCAAGGAAGTGGCCAGCGGCTACCGCCTGCAGATTCGCGAAGACTTTGCCCCCTGGGTCGGGCGCCTGTGGGAAGAGCGCCCGCAGCGCTATTCGCGGGCGCTGCTGGAAACCTTGGCCTTGATCGCCTACCGCCAGCCGATCACCCGCGGCGAGATCGAGGATGTGCGTGGCGTTGCCGTGAACAGCAACATCATCAAGACCCTCATGGAGCGCGAGTGGGTGCGCGTGGTCGGTTACCGCGAGGTGCCCGGGCGGCCGGCGATGTTCGCCACCACCAAGGGCTTTCTCGATCATTTCAACCTGAAGAGCCTGGACGAGCTGCCGGCCTTGGCCGAGCTGCGGGAAATGCAGCCCGAACCGCTGCTCGACGCGGATGACGCACCGGTGCCGGCGCACCTGCAGGCGCTGGCCGATGCCAGCCTTGGCGAGGAGGAAGCGGTTGCCGAACCGAAGGAGGAGACCAGCTTCCGTAGCCTGCTGGTGGAGCTGGATGCCATGGAAGAGGGGCTGAAGACCGATTTTGATGATTTGCGCGAGGAAGAGGCTGAGGCCTCGGTGGAAGAACAGGGCAAGTCACTGCCCTGA
- a CDS encoding L-threonylcarbamoyladenylate synthase gives MSQFFQIHPENPQPRLIRQAVEIIRKGGVVVYPTDSAYALGCQIGDKAAIERVRRLRGLDKTHNFTLMCCDMSQLGLYAKVDTGTFRLLKAHVPGPYTFVLNGTREVPRLLLHEKRRTIGLRVPDHAITLALLAELGEPLMSVSLILPGDDEPMTDPYEIRERLEHHVDLVIDGGFGDLKASTIIDLSGDEPELIRAGCGDPTPFLVNA, from the coding sequence GTGAGCCAATTTTTCCAGATTCATCCGGAGAATCCGCAGCCGCGGCTGATCCGCCAGGCGGTGGAGATCATCCGCAAGGGGGGCGTGGTGGTGTATCCGACCGACTCGGCCTACGCCCTGGGTTGCCAGATTGGCGACAAGGCGGCGATCGAGCGGGTGCGACGCCTGCGCGGCCTGGACAAAACCCACAATTTCACCCTGATGTGTTGTGACATGTCGCAGCTGGGGCTGTATGCCAAGGTCGATACCGGCACCTTCAGGCTGCTCAAGGCGCACGTGCCGGGGCCTTACACCTTCGTCCTCAATGGCACCCGCGAAGTGCCGCGCCTGCTGCTGCACGAAAAGCGCCGTACCATCGGTCTGCGCGTGCCGGATCATGCCATCACTCTGGCCTTGCTCGCCGAACTGGGCGAGCCGTTGATGAGCGTGAGCCTGATCTTGCCGGGGGACGACGAGCCGATGACCGACCCCTACGAGATCCGCGAGCGCCTGGAGCACCATGTCGACCTGGTGATCGACGGTGGTTTTGGCGACCTCAAGGCATCGACCATCATCGACCTGTCCGGCGACGAGCCGGAGCTGATCCGCGCAGGCTGCGGCGACCCCACGCCGTTCCTGGTCAACGCGTGA
- a CDS encoding LysR substrate-binding domain-containing protein has protein sequence MNYRHLTPSMSLLLAFEAAARHESYTRAAVELSLTQSAVSRQVQALEQQLGLTLFRREGRQVQLTDVGRLYQRELSEALGRIRSATLQALAYQSGVGTLRLATLPTFGSKWLLPRLHAFYSAHPGMLVHIHSRIEAINFDTSEIDAAIGVASHDLPGLICHRLHAEQLVVILPPEAGVASQGWSPARISEEVLLNVANNPHAWGEWFSHHGLAHRAMRLGPSFELTSHLIQAVRAGIGIGLVPRILVEEELAKGELYSPGEAFASQRSYYLIYPPRNEALPSLRAFRGWLLEQI, from the coding sequence ATGAATTACCGCCACCTGACCCCATCCATGTCGCTGCTGCTGGCCTTCGAGGCTGCCGCCCGACATGAAAGCTATACCCGCGCCGCCGTCGAACTGTCGCTAACCCAAAGTGCAGTCAGCCGCCAGGTCCAGGCACTGGAACAGCAACTGGGGCTGACCCTGTTCCGCCGCGAGGGACGCCAGGTGCAACTCACCGATGTCGGCCGCCTGTACCAGCGCGAGCTCAGCGAGGCCCTGGGGCGCATCCGCAGTGCCACCCTGCAGGCATTGGCCTACCAGTCAGGGGTAGGCACCTTGCGCCTGGCCACCCTGCCCACCTTCGGCTCGAAGTGGCTGCTGCCGCGGCTGCACGCGTTCTACAGCGCCCACCCGGGCATGCTGGTGCATATTCATTCACGCATCGAAGCCATCAATTTCGACACCAGCGAGATCGACGCCGCCATCGGCGTGGCCAGCCACGACTTGCCGGGTTTGATCTGCCATCGCCTGCATGCCGAGCAACTGGTGGTGATCCTGCCGCCGGAAGCTGGCGTGGCTAGCCAGGGCTGGAGCCCGGCCCGGATCAGTGAAGAGGTGCTGCTGAACGTGGCCAACAACCCGCATGCCTGGGGCGAGTGGTTCTCGCACCATGGCCTGGCGCACCGGGCGATGCGCCTGGGGCCGAGCTTCGAACTGACCTCGCACCTGATCCAGGCGGTACGGGCCGGTATCGGCATCGGCCTGGTGCCACGCATCCTGGTGGAAGAGGAGCTGGCCAAGGGCGAGCTGTACAGCCCCGGCGAGGCGTTTGCCAGCCAGCGCAGTTATTACCTGATCTACCCGCCGAGGAACGAGGCGTTGCCATCGCTGCGGGCATTCAGAGGTTGGTTGCTGGAGCAGATCTGA
- a CDS encoding segregation and condensation protein A, with amino-acid sequence MEVILEAFEGPLDLLLYLIRKQNIDILDIPVAEITRQYIGYVELMKSVRLELAAEYLVMAAMLAEIKSRMLLPRSADIEEEEGDPRAELIRRLQEYERFKAAAEGIDGLPRVGREVVVPRLEAPQAKVRKLLPQVSLEELLVSMAEVMRRNDLFESHQITRETLSTRERMSQVLERLKGGGFVPFVELFAAEEGKLGVVVTFMAILELVKESLVELVQNEPFAAIHVRLRPALVEEPDEPE; translated from the coding sequence CTGGAAGTCATCCTCGAAGCCTTCGAGGGCCCGCTGGACCTGTTGTTGTACCTGATCCGCAAGCAGAACATCGACATCCTCGACATCCCGGTGGCGGAAATCACCCGCCAATACATCGGCTATGTCGAACTGATGAAGAGCGTGCGCCTGGAGTTGGCCGCCGAATACCTGGTGATGGCGGCCATGCTCGCCGAGATCAAGTCGCGCATGCTGCTGCCGCGTTCGGCCGATATCGAGGAAGAAGAGGGCGACCCGCGCGCCGAACTGATCCGCCGCCTGCAGGAGTACGAGCGCTTCAAGGCGGCCGCCGAAGGCATCGACGGACTGCCTCGGGTTGGTCGCGAGGTCGTGGTGCCGCGCCTGGAGGCGCCGCAGGCCAAGGTGCGCAAACTGTTGCCTCAGGTCAGCCTGGAGGAACTGCTGGTATCCATGGCCGAGGTGATGCGCCGCAACGACCTGTTCGAAAGCCACCAGATCACCCGCGAGACCCTGTCCACCCGTGAGCGCATGAGCCAGGTGCTGGAGCGCCTGAAAGGCGGCGGCTTCGTGCCGTTCGTCGAGCTGTTTGCCGCCGAGGAGGGCAAGCTGGGCGTGGTGGTGACCTTCATGGCGATCCTTGAGCTGGTGAAGGAATCGCTGGTCGAACTGGTGCAGAATGAACCCTTCGCCGCCATCCACGTGCGGCTTCGCCCGGCGCTTGTAGAAGAACCTGATGAACCTGAATGA
- the ydiJ gene encoding D-2-hydroxyglutarate dehydrogenase YdiJ, which translates to MIAQLPTVSPSANYPEFLEALRNSGFRGQISADYATRTVLATDNSIYQRLPQAAVFPLDADDVVRVATLMGEPRFRQVKLTPRGGGTGTNGQSLTDGIVVDLSRHMNKILEINVEERWVRVQAGTVKDQLNAALKAHGLFFAPELSTSNRATVGGMINTDASGQGSCTYGKTRDHVLELHSVLLGGERLHSLPIDAAALEQACAAPGRVGEVYRMAREIQETQADLIETTFPKLNRCLTGYDLAHLRDEQGRFNLNSVLCGAEGSLGYVVEAKLNVLPIPKYAVLVNVRYSSFMDALRDANALMAHKPLSIETVDSKVLMLAMKDIVWHSVAEYFPADPERPTLGINLVEFCGDEPAEVNAKVQAFIQHLQSDTSVERLGHTLAEGAEAVTRVYTMRKRSVGLLGNVEGEVRPQPFVEDTAVPPEQLAGYIADFRALLDGYGLAYGMFGHVDAGVLHVRPALDMKDPAQAALVKPISDAVAALTRSYGGLLWGEHGKGLRSEYVPEYFGELYPALQRLKGAFDPHNQLNPGKICTPLGSAEGLTPVDGVTLRGDLDRTIDERVWQDFPSAVHCNGNGACYNYDPNDAMCPSWKATRERQHSPKGRASLMREWLRLQGEANIDVLAAARNKVSWLKGLPARLRNNRARSQGQEDFSHEVYDAMAGCLACKSCAGQCPIKVNVPDFRSRFLELYHGRYQRPLRDYLIGSLEFTIPYLAHAPGLYNAVMGSKWVSRLLADKVGMVDSPLISRFNFQATLTRCRVGMASVPALRELTPAQRERSIVLVQDAFTRYFETPLLSAFIDLAHRLGHRVFLAPYSANGKPLHVQGFLGAFAKAAIRNATQLKALADCGVPLVGLDPAMTLVYRQEYQKVPGLDGCPKVLLPQEWLMDVLPEQVPTAAGSFRLMAHCTEKTNVPASTRQWEQVFARLGLKLVTEATGCCGMSGTYGHEARNQETSRTIFEQSWATKLDKEGEPLATGYSCRSQVKRMTERQMRHPLEVVLQYAQR; encoded by the coding sequence ATGATCGCCCAGCTGCCGACCGTCTCCCCGAGCGCCAACTATCCCGAATTTCTCGAAGCCCTGCGCAACAGTGGCTTCCGTGGCCAGATCAGTGCCGACTACGCGACCCGCACGGTGCTGGCCACCGACAACTCGATCTACCAGCGCCTGCCGCAGGCTGCGGTGTTCCCGCTGGACGCCGACGACGTGGTGCGGGTCGCCACGCTGATGGGCGAGCCGCGCTTCCGGCAGGTCAAGCTGACCCCGCGTGGCGGTGGTACCGGCACCAACGGCCAGTCGCTGACCGACGGTATCGTGGTCGACCTGTCGCGGCACATGAACAAGATCCTCGAAATCAACGTCGAGGAGCGCTGGGTGCGGGTGCAGGCGGGTACGGTAAAGGACCAGCTCAACGCCGCGCTGAAAGCGCATGGCCTGTTCTTCGCTCCCGAGTTGTCCACCTCCAACCGCGCCACTGTCGGCGGCATGATCAATACCGATGCCAGCGGCCAAGGCAGCTGCACCTATGGCAAGACCCGCGACCATGTCCTGGAGCTGCACAGCGTGTTGCTCGGTGGCGAGCGCCTGCACAGCCTGCCGATCGACGCTGCCGCACTGGAACAGGCCTGTGCTGCGCCCGGTCGGGTCGGCGAGGTGTACCGCATGGCGCGGGAAATCCAGGAAACCCAGGCTGACCTGATCGAAACCACCTTCCCCAAGCTCAACCGATGCCTGACCGGCTACGACCTGGCGCACCTGCGCGACGAACAGGGCCGCTTCAACCTCAACAGCGTGCTGTGCGGTGCCGAAGGTTCGTTGGGCTACGTGGTCGAAGCCAAGCTCAATGTGCTGCCGATCCCCAAGTACGCTGTGCTGGTCAACGTACGCTACAGCAGCTTCATGGATGCCCTGCGCGACGCCAACGCACTGATGGCGCACAAGCCGCTGTCGATCGAGACGGTCGATTCCAAGGTGCTGATGCTGGCGATGAAGGACATCGTCTGGCACAGCGTTGCCGAATACTTCCCGGCCGACCCCGAGCGCCCGACCCTGGGCATCAACCTGGTGGAGTTCTGCGGCGACGAGCCGGCCGAGGTCAATGCCAAAGTGCAGGCGTTCATCCAGCACCTGCAGAGCGACACCAGTGTCGAGCGCCTGGGCCACACCCTTGCCGAGGGCGCCGAGGCGGTGACCCGGGTCTATACCATGCGTAAACGTTCGGTGGGCCTGCTGGGCAACGTCGAGGGCGAAGTGCGGCCGCAACCGTTCGTTGAGGATACTGCGGTGCCGCCGGAACAGCTGGCCGGCTACATCGCTGACTTCCGCGCGCTGCTCGATGGCTACGGCCTGGCCTATGGCATGTTCGGCCACGTCGACGCCGGCGTGCTGCACGTGCGCCCGGCGCTGGACATGAAGGACCCAGCCCAGGCCGCGTTGGTCAAGCCGATCTCCGACGCGGTGGCAGCGCTGACCAGAAGCTACGGTGGCCTGTTGTGGGGTGAACACGGCAAAGGCCTGCGTTCGGAGTACGTGCCGGAGTATTTCGGTGAGCTGTACCCGGCCCTGCAGCGCCTGAAAGGCGCCTTCGACCCGCACAACCAGCTTAACCCCGGCAAGATCTGCACGCCCCTGGGCAGTGCCGAGGGCTTGACCCCGGTCGATGGCGTAACCCTGCGCGGCGACCTCGACCGTACCATCGACGAGCGTGTGTGGCAGGACTTCCCCAGCGCCGTGCACTGTAACGGCAACGGCGCCTGCTACAACTACGACCCCAACGACGCCATGTGCCCGTCGTGGAAGGCCACTCGTGAACGCCAGCATTCGCCCAAGGGCCGCGCCTCGCTGATGCGCGAGTGGCTGCGCCTGCAGGGTGAGGCGAACATCGATGTGCTGGCGGCGGCGCGTAACAAGGTGTCGTGGCTCAAGGGCCTGCCGGCGCGCCTGCGCAACAATCGTGCGCGCAGCCAGGGCCAGGAGGACTTCTCCCATGAGGTGTACGACGCCATGGCCGGCTGCCTGGCGTGCAAGTCGTGCGCCGGGCAGTGCCCGATCAAGGTCAATGTCCCGGACTTCCGTTCGCGTTTCCTCGAGCTGTACCACGGCCGCTACCAGCGTCCGCTGCGCGACTACCTGATCGGCTCGCTGGAGTTCACCATCCCGTACCTGGCCCACGCGCCAGGGCTGTACAACGCGGTGATGGGCTCGAAGTGGGTGAGCAGGCTGCTGGCCGACAAGGTCGGCATGGTCGACAGCCCGCTGATCAGCCGCTTCAACTTCCAGGCCACCCTGACCCGTTGCCGCGTCGGCATGGCCAGCGTGCCGGCCCTGCGTGAACTGACCCCGGCCCAGCGCGAGCGCAGCATCGTGTTGGTGCAGGACGCCTTTACCCGCTACTTCGAAACACCATTGCTGTCGGCCTTCATCGACCTGGCGCACCGCCTGGGCCATCGCGTGTTCCTGGCGCCGTACAGCGCCAACGGCAAGCCCCTGCATGTGCAGGGCTTCCTCGGGGCGTTTGCCAAGGCGGCGATCCGCAACGCCACCCAGCTCAAGGCCCTGGCCGACTGCGGCGTGCCGCTGGTGGGCCTGGACCCGGCGATGACCCTGGTGTACCGCCAGGAGTACCAGAAAGTCCCGGGCCTGGACGGCTGCCCGAAGGTGTTGTTGCCGCAGGAGTGGCTGATGGATGTGCTGCCGGAGCAGGTGCCAACCGCGGCGGGCAGTTTCCGCCTGATGGCACACTGCACCGAGAAGACCAACGTGCCGGCCAGCACCCGGCAGTGGGAGCAGGTGTTCGCCCGCCTGGGCCTGAAGCTGGTAACCGAAGCCACTGGCTGCTGCGGGATGTCCGGTACCTATGGGCACGAGGCGCGCAACCAGGAAACCTCGCGGACCATCTTCGAGCAGAGCTGGGCGACCAAGCTGGACAAGGAAGGCGAGCCACTGGCGACGGGTTATTCGTGCCGTAGCCAGGTCAAACGCATGACCGAGCGGCAGATGCGTCACCCGCTGGAGGTGGTGTTGCAGTACGCCCAGCGCTAG
- the phhA gene encoding phenylalanine 4-monooxygenase: MKQTQYVAREPDAHGFIDYPQQEHAVWNTLITRQLKVIEGRACQEYLDGIDQLKLPHDRIPQLGEINKVLGATTGWQVARVPALIPFQTFFELLASKRFPVATFIRTPEELDYLQEPDIFHEIFGHCPLLTNPWFAEFTHTYGKLGLAATKEQRVYLARLYWMTIEFGLIETAQGRKIYGGGILSSPKETVYSLSAEPEHQAFDPIEAMRTPYRIDILQPLYFVLPNMKRLFDLAHEDIMGMVHEAMQLGLHAPKFPPKVAA, encoded by the coding sequence ATGAAACAGACGCAATACGTGGCACGCGAGCCCGATGCGCACGGTTTTATCGACTACCCGCAGCAAGAGCATGCGGTATGGAACACCCTGATCACCCGCCAGCTGAAAGTGATCGAAGGCCGCGCATGCCAGGAATACCTGGACGGCATCGACCAGCTCAAGCTGCCGCACGACCGGATTCCGCAACTGGGCGAGATCAACAAGGTGCTGGGCGCCACCACGGGCTGGCAGGTTGCCCGGGTGCCGGCACTGATCCCCTTCCAGACCTTCTTTGAATTGCTCGCCAGCAAGCGCTTCCCGGTGGCCACCTTCATCCGTACCCCGGAGGAGCTGGACTACCTGCAAGAGCCCGATATCTTCCACGAGATCTTCGGCCATTGCCCACTGCTGACCAACCCCTGGTTCGCCGAGTTCACCCATACCTACGGCAAGCTCGGCCTGGCGGCGACCAAGGAACAGCGCGTATACCTGGCGCGCCTGTACTGGATGACCATCGAATTCGGCCTCATCGAAACCGCTCAAGGCCGCAAGATCTATGGCGGCGGCATCCTCTCGTCGCCGAAAGAAACCGTCTACAGTCTGTCTGCCGAGCCGGAGCACCAGGCCTTCGACCCGATCGAAGCCATGCGCACCCCGTATCGCATCGACATCCTGCAGCCGCTGTATTTCGTGCTGCCGAACATGAAACGCCTGTTCGACCTGGCCCACGAAGACATCATGGGCATGGTTCATGAAGCCATGCAACTGGGCCTGCACGCACCGAAGTTTCCACCCAAGGTCGCTGCCTGA
- a CDS encoding amino acid permease: MSGQNMHSGELKRGLKNRHIQLIALGGAIGTGLFLGSAGVMKSAGPSMILGYAICGFIAFMIMRQLGEMIVEEPVAGSFSHFAHTYWGGFAGFLSGWNCWVLYILVGMSELSAVGKYVHYWWPEIPTWVTAAAFFVLINAINLMNVKFFGEAEFWFAIIKVVAIVSMIGLGAYLLTSGSGGPEATVANLWSHGGFFPNGVSGLVMALAFIMFSFGGLEMLGFTAAEADKPKTVIPKAINQVIYRILIFYVGALVVLLSLTPWDNLVASIAASGGSYGSSPFVQVFSLLGSDVAAHLLNFVVLTAALSVYNSGTYCNARMLLGMAEQGDAPASLAKVDKRGVPVRSILASAVVTFVAVLLNYLMPQNALELLMSLVVATLVINWAMISYSHLKFRQHLDRTGQKPLFKALWYPYGNYLCLAFVALILGIMLMIPDIRVSVYAIPVWLFAMFVIYMVKPRRRMNNGVAATGMAK, translated from the coding sequence ATGAGTGGACAAAACATGCATTCAGGCGAGCTCAAGCGGGGCCTGAAGAACCGCCACATCCAGCTGATTGCCCTGGGTGGTGCGATCGGTACCGGGCTGTTCCTCGGCTCGGCGGGGGTAATGAAATCCGCCGGCCCGTCGATGATCCTCGGCTACGCCATCTGCGGCTTCATCGCCTTCATGATCATGCGCCAGCTCGGTGAGATGATTGTCGAAGAGCCGGTGGCCGGCTCGTTCAGTCATTTCGCCCACACCTACTGGGGCGGTTTCGCCGGCTTCCTGTCGGGCTGGAACTGCTGGGTGCTGTACATCCTGGTGGGGATGTCGGAGCTTTCGGCGGTCGGCAAATATGTCCACTACTGGTGGCCGGAGATCCCCACCTGGGTTACGGCGGCGGCGTTCTTCGTGCTGATCAACGCCATCAACCTGATGAACGTGAAGTTCTTCGGTGAAGCCGAGTTCTGGTTCGCCATCATCAAGGTGGTAGCCATCGTCAGCATGATCGGCCTGGGTGCCTACCTGCTGACCAGTGGCAGCGGCGGCCCTGAGGCGACCGTGGCCAACCTGTGGTCGCATGGTGGCTTCTTCCCGAACGGTGTCAGCGGGCTGGTGATGGCCCTGGCATTCATCATGTTCTCCTTCGGTGGCCTGGAAATGCTCGGCTTTACCGCTGCCGAGGCCGACAAACCGAAGACCGTGATTCCCAAGGCGATCAACCAGGTCATCTACCGCATCCTGATCTTCTATGTGGGCGCCCTGGTGGTACTGCTGTCGCTGACCCCGTGGGACAACCTGGTGGCCAGCATCGCGGCCTCGGGTGGCAGCTATGGCAGCAGCCCGTTCGTGCAGGTGTTCTCGCTGCTGGGCAGTGACGTGGCGGCGCACCTGCTGAACTTCGTGGTCCTGACGGCGGCATTGTCGGTGTACAACAGCGGTACCTACTGCAACGCACGCATGCTGCTGGGCATGGCCGAGCAGGGCGATGCCCCGGCATCGCTGGCCAAGGTCGACAAGCGTGGCGTACCTGTGCGTTCGATCCTGGCATCGGCTGTGGTGACCTTCGTTGCCGTGCTGCTCAACTACCTGATGCCGCAGAACGCCCTGGAGCTGCTGATGTCGCTGGTAGTGGCCACCCTGGTGATCAACTGGGCGATGATCAGCTACTCGCACCTGAAGTTCCGCCAGCACCTCGACCGCACTGGCCAGAAGCCGCTGTTCAAGGCCTTGTGGTACCCCTATGGCAACTACCTCTGCCTGGCGTTCGTGGCGCTGATCCTGGGCATCATGCTGATGATCCCGGATATCCGCGTGTCGGTGTATGCGATCCCGGTCTGGCTGTTTGCGATGTTCGTGATCTACATGGTCAAGCCGCGTCGCAGGATGAATAACGGTGTAGCTGCTACCGGCATGGCCAAGTAA
- the rluB gene encoding 23S rRNA pseudouridine(2605) synthase RluB: MSEQDLQDSQPTPPSGEKLQKVLARIGVGSRRDVEAWISQGRIKVNGVEATLGQRVDLHDAIAVDGKLIKREEAAEATRRVIMYNKPDGEICTRDDPEGRPTVFDRLPRPKEGRWINIGRLDINTTGLLLFTTDGELANRLMHPSYEMDREYAVRVRGEVDDEMIERLKAGVMLEDGPAKFTDIQKAPGGEGFNHWYHCVVMEGRNREVRRLWESQGMVVSRLKRVRFGPVFLNSDLPMGRWREMTQGEIDILAAEVGLQPVALPAMKLKAKDKLERLQRKSTRPLGRGERVRSLRPAHEAGAGDERPARQPREEAPRKGGRGSTVAERPSEMRKRPGKPEAEKPAGRGRGKPRG; encoded by the coding sequence ATGAGTGAGCAAGACCTGCAAGATAGCCAACCCACCCCTCCGTCCGGCGAAAAGCTGCAGAAAGTGCTGGCGCGTATCGGCGTTGGCTCGCGGCGTGACGTCGAGGCCTGGATCAGCCAGGGCCGCATCAAGGTCAATGGCGTCGAGGCCACCCTTGGCCAGCGCGTCGACCTGCACGATGCCATCGCCGTGGACGGCAAGCTGATCAAGCGCGAAGAGGCCGCCGAGGCCACCCGCCGGGTGATCATGTACAACAAGCCCGATGGCGAGATCTGTACCCGTGACGACCCGGAAGGTCGCCCCACCGTATTCGATCGCCTGCCACGACCGAAGGAAGGCCGCTGGATCAACATCGGTCGCCTCGACATCAACACCACCGGCCTGCTGCTGTTCACCACTGATGGTGAACTGGCCAATCGCCTGATGCACCCATCCTACGAGATGGACCGTGAGTACGCGGTTCGTGTGCGCGGCGAAGTCGATGACGAGATGATCGAGCGCCTGAAGGCTGGCGTGATGCTGGAAGACGGCCCGGCCAAGTTCACCGACATCCAGAAGGCGCCCGGGGGCGAAGGCTTCAACCACTGGTACCACTGCGTGGTGATGGAAGGCCGTAACCGCGAGGTGCGTCGCTTGTGGGAGTCCCAGGGCATGGTGGTCAGCCGCCTGAAGCGTGTGCGTTTCGGCCCGGTGTTCCTCAATTCCGACCTGCCGATGGGCCGCTGGCGTGAAATGACCCAGGGCGAAATCGACATCCTCGCCGCTGAAGTGGGCCTGCAGCCGGTAGCGCTGCCGGCCATGAAACTCAAGGCCAAGGACAAGCTGGAGCGCCTGCAGCGCAAGTCGACCCGCCCGTTGGGCCGTGGCGAGCGCGTGCGCAGCCTGCGCCCGGCCCACGAAGCTGGCGCTGGCGACGAACGCCCGGCGCGCCAGCCGCGTGAAGAGGCCCCGCGCAAGGGCGGCCGTGGCAGCACGGTTGCCGAGCGTCCGAGCGAGATGCGCAAGCGTCCGGGCAAGCCTGAAGCTGAAAAGCCGGCAGGTCGTGGTCGCGGCAAACCGCGTGGCTGA
- a CDS encoding 4a-hydroxytetrahydrobiopterin dehydratase, producing MNALNQAHCEACRADAPKVTDEELAELIREIPDWNIEVRDGHMELERVFLFKNFKHALAFTNAVGEIAEAEGHHPGLLTEWGKVTVTWWSHSIKGLHRNDFIMCARTDKVAQTAEGRK from the coding sequence ATGAATGCCTTGAACCAAGCCCATTGCGAAGCCTGCCGTGCCGACGCCCCGAAAGTCACTGACGAGGAGCTGGCCGAGCTGATTCGCGAGATCCCGGACTGGAACATCGAAGTACGCGATGGCCACATGGAGCTGGAGCGCGTCTTCCTGTTCAAGAACTTCAAGCACGCCCTGGCGTTCACCAATGCCGTGGGCGAAATCGCCGAAGCCGAAGGCCACCACCCGGGCCTGCTGACCGAGTGGGGCAAGGTCACCGTGACCTGGTGGAGCCACTCGATCAAGGGCCTGCACCGCAATGACTTCATCATGTGCGCACGCACTGACAAGGTTGCGCAGACGGCTGAAGGCCGCAAGTAA